One genomic region from Neisseria weaveri encodes:
- a CDS encoding CYTH domain-containing protein: MTVEIERRFLLENDTWRSQAGAPRLMSQGYLSVEKERTIRVRIVGDQAWLTLKGYISDVSRSEFEYEIPVEHARQMMETMCPFKLEKRRYEIEYKGFLFEIDEYFGDNAPLVVAELELPSEHTAFEKPEWLGEEITSNGKFTNAYLSKHPYSQWERE, from the coding sequence ATGACCGTGGAAATCGAACGCCGTTTTTTATTGGAAAACGATACTTGGCGCAGCCAAGCCGGTGCACCGCGCCTGATGAGCCAAGGTTACCTGAGTGTGGAAAAAGAGCGCACCATACGCGTGCGCATTGTCGGCGACCAAGCCTGGCTGACATTGAAAGGCTATATTTCCGACGTATCCCGCAGCGAATTTGAATACGAAATCCCGGTAGAACATGCGCGGCAGATGATGGAGACCATGTGTCCGTTTAAGCTGGAAAAACGCCGCTATGAAATCGAATACAAAGGTTTTCTGTTTGAAATCGACGAATATTTCGGCGATAACGCCCCTTTGGTTGTTGCGGAATTGGAGCTGCCGTCCGAACACACCGCGTTTGAGAAGCCCGAATGGCTCGGTGAGGAAATTACGTCCAACGGCAAATTTACCAACGCTTATTTGAGCAAGCATCCTTATTCGCAATGGGAACGGGAATAG
- the hemL gene encoding glutamate-1-semialdehyde 2,1-aminomutase has protein sequence MNRNEQLFNRAKNIIPGGVNSPVRAFGSVGGVPRFIKKAQGAYVWDENDTRYIDYVGSWGPAIVGHAHPEVIEAVREAALGGLSFGAPTEGEIVIAEEIAKLVPSVEQVRLVSSGTEATMSAIRLARGFTQRDKIIKFEGCYHGHSDSLLVKAGSGLLTFGNPSSAGVPADFTQHTLVLEYNNVAQLEETFSQIGNEIACVILEPFAGNMNLVRPSENFIKALRSLTEQHGAVLIYDEVMTGFRVALGGAQSLHGIKPDLTTMGKVIGGGMPLAAFGGRKDIMACISPLGGVYQAGTLSGNPVAVAAGLKTLEIIQREGFYENLAKLTEQLVKGFQTASKEAGVTFSADYVGGMFGLYFADSTPQSYADMTRSNIEDFKRFFHGMLERGVAFGPSAYEACFMSAAHTPELIEETVTTAKEVFAEMAK, from the coding sequence ATGAACCGCAACGAACAGCTCTTCAACCGTGCCAAAAACATCATCCCCGGCGGGGTCAACTCGCCCGTGCGCGCATTCGGCAGCGTCGGCGGCGTGCCGCGCTTTATCAAAAAAGCGCAAGGGGCGTATGTGTGGGACGAAAACGATACCCGCTATATCGACTATGTAGGCTCGTGGGGGCCCGCGATTGTCGGCCACGCCCATCCCGAAGTGATCGAAGCCGTGCGCGAAGCAGCCTTGGGCGGTTTGTCGTTCGGTGCGCCTACCGAGGGCGAAATCGTGATTGCCGAAGAAATCGCCAAACTTGTGCCCAGCGTGGAACAGGTGCGCCTTGTCAGCTCCGGCACCGAAGCCACCATGAGTGCCATCCGCTTGGCTCGCGGTTTTACCCAACGCGACAAAATCATCAAGTTCGAAGGCTGCTACCACGGCCATTCCGACAGCCTGCTGGTTAAAGCGGGCAGCGGCCTGCTCACGTTCGGCAATCCCAGCTCCGCTGGCGTGCCCGCAGATTTCACCCAACACACGCTGGTTTTGGAATACAACAACGTCGCCCAACTCGAAGAAACCTTCTCCCAAATCGGCAACGAAATTGCTTGCGTCATTCTCGAACCGTTTGCCGGCAACATGAACTTGGTGAGGCCGTCTGAAAACTTCATCAAAGCCCTGCGTTCGCTTACCGAACAACACGGCGCGGTGCTGATTTACGACGAAGTGATGACCGGCTTCCGCGTGGCATTGGGCGGCGCGCAATCGCTGCACGGCATCAAACCCGACTTAACCACCATGGGCAAAGTGATCGGCGGCGGCATGCCGTTGGCGGCGTTCGGCGGCCGCAAAGACATCATGGCCTGCATCTCCCCGCTTGGCGGCGTGTATCAGGCGGGCACGCTGTCTGGTAACCCCGTGGCCGTGGCCGCCGGTTTGAAAACCCTCGAAATCATCCAACGCGAAGGCTTCTACGAAAACCTCGCCAAGCTCACCGAACAACTGGTTAAAGGTTTTCAGACGGCCTCGAAAGAAGCCGGCGTTACTTTCAGCGCCGATTACGTCGGCGGCATGTTCGGCCTTTACTTTGCCGACAGCACGCCGCAAAGCTATGCCGACATGACCCGCTCCAACATCGAAGATTTCAAACGCTTCTTCCACGGCATGCTCGAGCGCGGCGTGGCGTTCGGCCCGTCTGCCTACGAAGCCTGCTTCATGTCTGCCGCGCATACGCCTGAATTGATAGAAGAAACTGTTACTACCGCCAAAGAAGTATTTGCCGAGATGGCTAAATAA
- a CDS encoding LytR/AlgR family response regulator transcription factor, with protein sequence MLSAIIVEDEVLAAERLRVLLDECNIVLLKVFHHAQPALDWLSMHEADIVFADIGLPEITGLELVERIKRIAKKQPEVIFTTAYEEHALRAFELAAVDYLLKPIKISRLQTALDRVREKKKELSDNFTHFKVFNRDRMIEIPWQQARYLLAEHKTVFLFTGDGQSYELPKTLVHWEEILGDKVIRVHRNTLVFRHTLDCLIRLDNDEDEGNATWAAQVLDISEPLAVSRRQLAAIRKILRAS encoded by the coding sequence ATGCTGAGCGCGATTATTGTTGAAGATGAAGTACTGGCTGCGGAGCGCTTGCGCGTTTTGCTCGATGAATGCAACATCGTGCTGCTCAAGGTATTCCATCACGCCCAACCGGCATTGGACTGGCTGAGTATGCATGAGGCAGACATTGTCTTTGCAGATATCGGCCTGCCCGAAATTACCGGTTTGGAATTGGTCGAGAGGATAAAACGCATCGCAAAGAAGCAGCCGGAAGTTATTTTTACCACGGCTTACGAAGAACATGCGCTGCGTGCTTTCGAGCTGGCAGCGGTGGATTACCTGCTCAAGCCGATTAAAATTTCCCGTTTGCAAACCGCTTTGGATCGTGTTCGGGAAAAGAAAAAAGAATTGTCCGACAACTTTACCCATTTCAAAGTGTTCAACCGCGACCGCATGATCGAAATCCCGTGGCAGCAGGCGCGTTATCTCTTGGCCGAGCATAAAACGGTTTTTCTGTTTACCGGTGACGGCCAAAGCTATGAATTGCCGAAAACTTTGGTTCATTGGGAAGAAATCTTGGGCGACAAAGTCATCCGCGTACACCGCAATACTTTGGTGTTCCGCCACACTTTGGATTGCCTGATCCGTCTCGACAATGACGAAGACGAAGGCAATGCCACTTGGGCCGCACAGGTATTGGACATCAGCGAGCCTTTGGCCGTGAGCCGACGCCAATTGGCAGCCATCCGCAAAATTCTGCGCGCGTCTTAA
- the rsgA gene encoding ribosome small subunit-dependent GTPase A: MTDNTAQIITSYGRRYIVRTADGHTFDATTRKKRVDFACGDCVKITPINEQQAVIEDYLPRESLLYRQDSWKTKLIAANVTQLLIVMAAVPSPSEILLQRALLAAEAGNIRPVILLNKADLPETAFWRERLKFYESLGYPVIEVSALDNADSLRPVLHGHTNIFLGQSGMGKSTLTNALLGSQTARVGDISAALDSGRHTTTHAQLYDLDGETQLIDSPGLQEFGLHHLDASQLLYYFPDFRDLAGQCRFHNCTHRAEPGCAVKAAAEQGSVSESRLRFLQKITDELIS; the protein is encoded by the coding sequence ATGACCGACAACACCGCACAAATCATCACCAGTTACGGCCGCCGCTACATCGTACGCACGGCCGACGGGCACACTTTTGATGCCACCACCCGCAAAAAACGGGTGGATTTTGCGTGCGGAGACTGCGTCAAAATTACCCCCATCAACGAACAGCAGGCGGTTATCGAAGATTATCTGCCGCGCGAAAGCCTGCTCTACCGCCAAGACAGCTGGAAAACCAAGCTGATTGCCGCCAATGTAACCCAGCTGCTGATTGTCATGGCCGCCGTGCCCAGCCCCAGCGAAATACTGCTGCAGCGCGCCCTGCTGGCTGCCGAAGCAGGCAATATCCGTCCCGTTATACTGCTGAACAAAGCCGATTTGCCCGAAACCGCATTTTGGCGCGAGCGCTTGAAGTTCTACGAGTCTTTAGGCTATCCGGTGATCGAAGTCAGCGCGCTGGACAATGCCGACAGCCTCAGACCTGTTTTACACGGCCATACCAATATTTTCCTCGGCCAAAGCGGCATGGGAAAATCCACTTTGACCAATGCCCTTCTGGGCAGCCAAACCGCGCGCGTCGGCGATATCTCCGCCGCACTGGATTCGGGCAGGCACACCACCACCCATGCCCAACTCTATGATTTGGACGGCGAAACCCAATTGATCGACTCCCCCGGCCTGCAGGAATTCGGCCTGCACCACTTGGACGCCTCGCAATTGTTGTATTATTTTCCCGATTTCCGCGACTTGGCCGGTCAATGCCGTTTTCATAACTGTACCCATCGCGCCGAGCCGGGTTGTGCCGTCAAAGCCGCTGCCGAGCAAGGTTCCGTATCGGAGTCAAGACTCCGGTTTTTACAAAAAATTACAGATGAATTAATAAGTTGA
- a CDS encoding M48 family metallopeptidase, whose translation MTEQLVYQVFLFFFVFSTALQLYLSIRQSRAVRLHYGSVPEDFSETVSLDEHQKAAAYTLAKQRLARYRILFDAFLLMVFTFGGGLNLLAGLSMKFSDGLLTQGVLLVALFVLAGSVLSIPFDWYATFRLEAKFGFNRSSMATFFGDRVKGLLLAAVLGVPLLYAVIYLMGVAGAAWWFWVWLLWLAFSLLLMWAFPKWIAPLFNKFEPLPEGRLKNQIEDLLSRTGFRSNGIFVMDGSKRSGHGNAYFTGLGENKRIVFFDTLLKDMEPDEVEAVLAHELGHFKHKHIIRQMAVTFVLALGVLAVLGWLMPQAAFYQGLGVGHASHAMALVLFLLVLPVFTFPFTPLASLMSRRNEFEADRFAAQTVSAQHLISALTKLYRSNAASLVSDKWYERFYASHPGARARIRALKKAV comes from the coding sequence ATGACGGAACAATTGGTTTATCAGGTTTTCCTGTTTTTCTTCGTGTTTTCCACAGCTTTGCAACTCTATCTTTCCATCCGTCAGAGCCGTGCCGTGCGCCTTCATTACGGCAGCGTGCCGGAAGATTTCAGCGAAACGGTTTCGCTGGACGAACACCAAAAAGCGGCGGCTTATACTTTGGCCAAGCAGCGTTTGGCGCGTTATCGGATTTTGTTCGACGCCTTTTTGCTGATGGTGTTTACATTCGGCGGCGGTTTGAATCTGTTGGCCGGTTTGAGCATGAAATTTTCAGACGGCCTATTGACACAAGGCGTGCTGTTGGTTGCGCTGTTTGTGTTGGCGGGCAGTGTCTTGTCGATTCCGTTTGACTGGTATGCGACGTTCCGTTTGGAAGCCAAATTCGGGTTTAACCGCAGCAGCATGGCAACGTTTTTCGGCGACCGTGTGAAAGGCCTGCTGCTGGCCGCCGTGTTGGGCGTGCCCTTGCTGTATGCGGTGATTTATTTGATGGGCGTAGCCGGCGCGGCTTGGTGGTTTTGGGTATGGCTGTTGTGGCTGGCGTTTTCTCTGCTGCTGATGTGGGCGTTTCCGAAATGGATTGCACCGCTGTTCAACAAGTTCGAACCTTTGCCTGAAGGCCGTCTGAAAAATCAGATTGAAGATTTGCTGTCGCGCACGGGCTTCCGCAGCAACGGTATTTTTGTGATGGACGGCAGCAAGCGTTCCGGGCACGGCAATGCTTATTTCACCGGCTTGGGCGAAAACAAACGGATCGTCTTCTTCGACACGCTGCTGAAAGACATGGAACCGGACGAAGTCGAAGCCGTCTTGGCACACGAACTCGGGCATTTCAAACACAAACACATCATCCGGCAGATGGCCGTTACCTTCGTTTTGGCTTTGGGCGTGTTGGCGGTATTAGGCTGGCTGATGCCTCAGGCCGCGTTTTATCAAGGCTTAGGCGTCGGCCATGCCAGCCATGCAATGGCTTTGGTGCTGTTTTTGCTGGTGCTGCCGGTATTTACGTTTCCATTTACCCCGTTGGCCAGCCTGATGTCGCGCAGAAACGAGTTTGAAGCCGACCGTTTTGCCGCACAAACCGTATCGGCGCAACACTTGATTTCCGCATTGACCAAACTCTACCGCAGCAATGCCGCCAGTTTGGTCAGCGACAAATGGTACGAACGTTTTTATGCCTCCCATCCCGGAGCGCGTGCCCGTATCCGCGCATTGAAAAAGGCCGTCTGA
- the truC gene encoding tRNA pseudouridine(65) synthase TruC, translating into MLEILYRDALCIAVNKPAGMLVHRSWLDRHETRFVMQTLRDQIGCHVFPVHRLDRPTSGVLLFALNSDAARFITQQFEHKQIRKTYWAVVRGRLNGSGTIDYPLKEEADKIADPFVDPDKAVQEAVTGYTCLAGIELPFVSAKRYPTSRYSWVELTPHTGRKHQLRRHMKHIFHPIVGDTTHGDNAQNRAVAEHVGTTRLMLHARSLTFVSPETGQTVETTAPVDEAWDIWLQRFRHP; encoded by the coding sequence ATGCTCGAAATCCTCTACCGCGACGCACTCTGCATCGCCGTCAACAAACCTGCCGGTATGCTGGTTCACCGCAGCTGGCTCGACCGCCACGAAACCCGTTTTGTCATGCAGACCCTGCGCGACCAAATCGGCTGCCATGTTTTTCCCGTGCACCGCTTAGACCGCCCCACTTCGGGCGTCTTGCTGTTTGCACTCAACAGCGACGCCGCCCGGTTCATCACGCAGCAATTCGAGCACAAACAGATACGTAAAACCTATTGGGCCGTGGTTCGAGGCCGTCTGAACGGCAGCGGCACCATCGACTATCCCTTAAAAGAAGAAGCCGACAAAATCGCCGATCCGTTTGTCGATCCCGACAAAGCGGTGCAGGAAGCCGTAACCGGCTACACCTGTTTGGCCGGAATCGAGCTGCCTTTCGTGTCGGCCAAACGCTACCCGACTTCGCGTTATTCGTGGGTGGAGTTAACGCCGCACACCGGCCGGAAACACCAACTGCGCCGCCATATGAAGCATATTTTCCACCCGATTGTCGGCGACACCACGCACGGCGACAACGCGCAAAACCGGGCCGTTGCCGAGCATGTCGGCACCACGCGTTTAATGCTGCACGCCCGTTCGCTGACGTTTGTCAGCCCTGAAACCGGCCAAACCGTCGAGACAACCGCTCCCGTTGACGAAGCATGGGACATTTGGCTGCAGCGGTTCCGACATCCATAG
- a CDS encoding ribonuclease catalytic domain-containing protein, with product MNIFYEESGQFKVAFIVQKNNATYQVDTQHGKRTKVKAANIFIEFEGDMNAFLEKANAEAAEIDTDLLWEVCGEAEFSAEDIAEEYFGHKPAKTELAATLIALYAAPMYFYKKAKGIFKAAPEDTLKQALAAIERKKQQEAQIDAWIEELKQNRLPSEISADLKTILHAPDKQTLTYKAFTKAAEIMKLSPFALAQQTGGVHSVSQYLQDGFEIKYFPKGTAIGNIDIPELAALPRAGVSAFSIDDESTTEVDDALSLTDLGNGGKRVGIHIAAPSLAVESGSPIAEAINNRQSTVYFPGGKITMLPDNWIAAFSLDEGAYRPAISIYFDVDAEFNVGEPVCKIEAVNIVKNLRIQDIEPHFNAETGLNPDNGEAFSHHHELAWFYRFAVARQKARDKYEPERAPQYDYSIGLAEDGTVSVSRRERGSPIDTLVSEMMILANSTWAEMLDSNDLPGLFRVQPSGKVRMSTKSEPHIGMGVQHYGWFTSPLRRAADYINQKQLISLIDNGAQPLYRNNDTDLFAALRDFDTAYNAYADFQRQMESYWSLVYLKQQGIKELTATLLKEDLVRIDGLPLVARATGIPFDTLPKAQIRLSVAEVDADKQFVALNYLKAVAPVEAASE from the coding sequence ATGAATATTTTTTACGAAGAATCTGGACAGTTTAAAGTAGCGTTTATCGTTCAGAAAAACAACGCTACCTATCAGGTCGACACCCAGCACGGCAAGCGCACCAAAGTCAAAGCCGCCAATATCTTTATCGAATTCGAAGGCGATATGAATGCTTTTCTCGAAAAAGCCAACGCCGAAGCCGCCGAAATCGACACCGATTTACTGTGGGAAGTGTGCGGCGAGGCAGAGTTTTCCGCCGAAGACATTGCCGAAGAATATTTCGGCCACAAACCTGCCAAAACCGAGCTGGCGGCCACACTGATCGCCTTATACGCCGCGCCCATGTATTTCTACAAAAAGGCCAAAGGCATTTTCAAAGCCGCTCCGGAAGACACCCTCAAACAGGCACTGGCCGCCATCGAACGTAAAAAACAGCAGGAAGCCCAAATCGACGCATGGATAGAAGAATTAAAACAAAACCGCCTGCCGTCTGAAATTTCCGCCGATTTGAAAACCATTCTGCATGCGCCCGATAAGCAGACGTTGACCTACAAAGCCTTTACCAAAGCCGCCGAAATCATGAAATTGTCGCCTTTTGCGTTGGCACAGCAAACCGGCGGCGTCCACTCCGTTTCCCAATACCTGCAAGACGGCTTTGAAATCAAATATTTCCCTAAAGGTACGGCAATCGGCAATATCGACATTCCCGAATTGGCCGCGCTGCCGCGTGCCGGCGTATCTGCATTCTCGATTGACGATGAAAGCACCACCGAAGTGGACGACGCCCTCAGCCTGACCGATTTAGGCAACGGCGGCAAGCGCGTCGGCATCCACATTGCCGCTCCGTCTTTGGCCGTTGAATCCGGCAGTCCGATTGCCGAAGCCATCAACAACCGCCAAAGCACGGTTTATTTTCCCGGCGGCAAAATCACTATGCTGCCCGACAACTGGATTGCCGCCTTCAGTTTGGACGAAGGCGCATACCGCCCGGCCATCAGTATTTATTTTGATGTAGATGCGGAATTTAATGTCGGCGAACCCGTGTGCAAAATCGAAGCGGTCAATATCGTTAAAAACCTGCGTATCCAAGACATCGAACCGCACTTCAACGCCGAAACCGGCCTGAACCCCGACAACGGGGAAGCATTCAGCCACCATCATGAGCTGGCGTGGTTTTACCGGTTTGCCGTTGCCCGTCAAAAAGCCCGCGACAAATATGAGCCGGAGCGTGCGCCGCAATACGATTACAGTATCGGGCTGGCCGAAGACGGAACGGTGTCGGTTTCCCGTCGGGAACGCGGTTCGCCCATCGATACGCTGGTGAGCGAAATGATGATTCTGGCCAACAGCACTTGGGCGGAAATGCTGGACAGCAACGATCTGCCCGGCCTGTTCCGCGTTCAACCGAGCGGAAAAGTGCGCATGAGCACCAAGTCGGAGCCGCATATCGGCATGGGCGTGCAGCATTACGGCTGGTTCACTTCGCCGCTGCGCCGCGCTGCCGACTACATCAACCAAAAACAGTTGATCAGTCTGATTGATAACGGCGCGCAACCGCTGTACCGCAACAACGACACCGATTTATTCGCCGCCCTGCGCGATTTCGATACTGCTTACAATGCCTACGCCGATTTCCAACGCCAAATGGAAAGCTATTGGAGCTTGGTTTACCTGAAACAGCAAGGCATCAAAGAGCTGACGGCCACATTGCTGAAAGAAGATTTGGTGCGCATCGACGGCCTGCCGTTGGTTGCCCGCGCAACGGGTATTCCGTTCGACACCCTGCCGAAAGCGCAAATACGTTTGTCGGTGGCGGAAGTGGATGCGGATAAGCAGTTTGTCGCACTGAATTATCTGAAAGCCGTTGCGCCTGTCGAAGCGGCAAGTGAATGA
- the prfB gene encoding peptide chain release factor 2, whose protein sequence is MEAEVINQLNNTLTDLESRSREIRVYLDYDGKKDRLEEVVGLSEDPDLWNDPKKAQEIGKERKVLEGIVLTLDNIAAGIDDNRELLEMVVEENDEEGFAAVQADIANLEKQMGELEFKRMFNQPADVNNCFIDITAGAGGTEAEDWAGMLYRMYLRYAERKGFKVEVLEEDEGDIAGINRATIKLEGEYAYGLLRTETGIHRLVRYSPFDSNNKRHTSFCSVFVYPEVDDSFEVEINPADLRIDTYRASGAGGQHINKTDSAVRITHNPTGIVVQCQNDRSQHRNRDEAMNMLKAKLFELEMRKRNEEKQSLEDSKSDVGWGHQIRSYVFDQSRIKDLRTSYEVGNIKAVMDGDLDGFIEASLKQGV, encoded by the coding sequence ATGGAAGCCGAAGTAATCAATCAGTTAAACAATACCCTCACCGATTTGGAAAGCCGCAGCCGCGAAATCCGCGTGTATCTAGACTACGACGGCAAAAAAGACCGTTTGGAAGAAGTCGTCGGCCTTTCCGAAGACCCAGATTTGTGGAACGACCCTAAAAAAGCCCAAGAAATCGGCAAAGAGCGCAAAGTGCTCGAAGGCATCGTGCTCACGCTCGACAACATCGCCGCCGGCATCGACGACAACCGCGAGCTGCTGGAAATGGTGGTGGAAGAAAACGACGAAGAAGGCTTTGCCGCCGTACAGGCAGACATCGCCAACCTCGAAAAACAAATGGGCGAGCTGGAGTTTAAACGTATGTTTAACCAGCCGGCCGACGTGAACAACTGCTTTATCGACATCACCGCCGGCGCGGGCGGTACCGAAGCGGAAGACTGGGCGGGCATGCTCTACCGCATGTATCTGCGTTACGCCGAGCGCAAAGGCTTCAAAGTCGAAGTGCTGGAAGAAGACGAAGGCGACATCGCCGGCATCAACCGCGCCACCATCAAGCTCGAAGGCGAATACGCCTACGGCCTGTTACGCACCGAAACCGGCATCCACCGTTTGGTTCGCTATTCGCCGTTCGATTCCAACAACAAACGCCACACCTCGTTCTGCTCGGTATTCGTTTACCCCGAAGTGGACGACAGCTTTGAAGTGGAAATCAACCCCGCCGACCTGCGTATCGACACCTACCGCGCCTCCGGTGCGGGCGGCCAGCACATCAACAAAACCGATTCGGCCGTGCGGATTACCCACAACCCCACCGGCATCGTGGTGCAATGCCAAAACGACCGTTCGCAGCACCGCAACCGCGACGAAGCGATGAACATGCTGAAAGCGAAGCTGTTTGAATTGGAAATGCGCAAACGCAACGAAGAAAAACAATCGCTCGAAGACAGCAAATCCGATGTGGGTTGGGGCCACCAAATCCGCTCGTATGTGTTCGACCAATCACGCATCAAAGATTTGCGCACTTCTTACGAAGTCGGCAACATCAAAGCCGTGATGGACGGCGATTTGGACGGCTTTATCGAAGCCAGCCTGAAACAGGGCGTTTAA